A stretch of the Arthrobacter stackebrandtii genome encodes the following:
- a CDS encoding NAD(P)H-binding protein gives MSVIAVTGATGYIGGRLVPVLLEQGHDVRVLTRRRNALRDVPWSKKVTVVVGDLADSQAVRELCAGAEVLYYLAHSMGGTKDFGPVEERCAQVLAAAAKNADLQRLIYLSGLHPDGELSAHLTSRVKVGEILESSSVPTLTLQAGLIIGSGSASFEMVRHLTDVLPVMPAPPLGVEPSAAHRRARCPALPQRGCSAATGGVGPL, from the coding sequence ATGAGTGTCATTGCCGTCACCGGCGCAACCGGCTATATCGGGGGACGCCTTGTCCCCGTCCTCCTGGAACAGGGCCACGATGTACGGGTCCTGACCCGGCGTCGAAATGCCTTGCGCGATGTGCCGTGGAGCAAGAAGGTCACCGTTGTCGTTGGCGATCTGGCAGATTCACAAGCGGTCCGGGAACTGTGCGCAGGTGCAGAAGTCCTTTACTATTTGGCGCATTCGATGGGTGGCACCAAGGACTTCGGGCCGGTCGAGGAAAGGTGCGCGCAGGTGCTGGCAGCTGCAGCCAAGAACGCGGACCTGCAGCGCTTGATCTACCTGTCCGGGCTGCATCCCGACGGCGAGCTCAGCGCGCACCTCACTTCCAGGGTCAAGGTTGGTGAGATCCTTGAATCCAGCAGCGTCCCCACCCTGACCTTGCAGGCTGGACTGATCATCGGCTCCGGTTCAGCCAGCTTTGAAATGGTCCGCCACCTCACGGACGTACTGCCAGTGATGCCGGCCCCCCCGCTGGGTGTTGAACCAAGTGCAGCCCATCGCCGTGCGCGATGCCCTGCACTACCTCAGCGCGGCTGCAGCGCTGCCACCGGAGGTGTCGGGCCGCTTTGA
- a CDS encoding SDR family oxidoreductase, with the protein MRDALHYLSAAAALPPEVSGRFDIGGPESHSYADLMRLYADAAGIRRPKILPLPVLTPWLAAQWVNLVTPIPRSLAVPLVESLQHDCVMRNHHIDAVIARPANGLTGYLRAVELALAKMREDTVETTWVSAHALESPADPLPTDPQWAGHTVFTDVRERDTQARPESVFKVIQGIGGETGYYSLPVAWALRGLMDKLVGGVGLRRGRRSRGSLSLGDAVDWWRVEEIVPGQLLRLQAEMRAPGRAWLEFSVAPTVSGSRYTQRAVFFPYGIPGRLYWLAILPFHGRIFSSMSKRITMAAEEIDRNLPRHLE; encoded by the coding sequence GTGCGCGATGCCCTGCACTACCTCAGCGCGGCTGCAGCGCTGCCACCGGAGGTGTCGGGCCGCTTTGACATTGGCGGCCCGGAATCCCACAGCTATGCGGACCTGATGCGGCTCTACGCCGATGCTGCAGGAATTCGCCGGCCAAAGATCCTGCCCCTTCCTGTACTGACCCCTTGGTTGGCCGCCCAATGGGTCAACCTGGTCACCCCCATTCCGCGGTCCTTGGCGGTCCCCCTCGTCGAATCACTCCAACACGACTGCGTGATGCGCAACCATCACATAGACGCAGTGATAGCCCGCCCTGCCAACGGACTGACAGGATACCTGCGTGCGGTGGAACTGGCATTGGCCAAGATGCGCGAGGACACGGTGGAAACGACGTGGGTGAGCGCACACGCGCTGGAATCACCAGCAGACCCGCTGCCGACAGACCCACAATGGGCTGGACACACGGTCTTTACGGATGTGCGTGAACGCGACACCCAAGCCCGCCCCGAGAGCGTTTTTAAAGTCATTCAAGGAATAGGCGGGGAGACCGGATACTACTCGCTGCCAGTGGCCTGGGCACTGCGCGGCCTCATGGACAAGCTGGTAGGCGGGGTCGGGCTGCGCCGCGGCCGGCGCAGCCGGGGAAGCCTCTCCCTCGGAGACGCCGTTGACTGGTGGCGGGTTGAAGAAATAGTGCCCGGTCAACTTCTGCGACTGCAAGCAGAGATGCGCGCCCCGGGCCGGGCGTGGCTCGAGTTCTCGGTCGCCCCCACTGTGTCTGGAAGCCGCTACACCCAGCGTGCCGTCTTTTTCCCCTACGGCATTCCCGGCCGTCTTTACTGGCTGGCCATCCTGCCCTTTCACGGCCGGATCTTCTCGTCCATGTCCAAACGCATCACCATGGCGGCCGAGGAGATCGATCGCAACCTCCCACGGCACTTGGAATAA
- a CDS encoding ferrochelatase, whose translation MTSIVLVEVGEHYYGFGGKSPINEQNQNLLQALRQELAKRGIKTPILWGNRNWAPFLTDVARDFVAETGGNSFLAIDTSAYSSYSSCRQYREDFAQTIETLANEGIPVTFDKIRQYYNHPGFAEAELGCVRRAIEAFAQEVGELDPRRHRLLYVTHSIPQSMQDASERWTAGYRNQHEQLIDWIDGELGSEQPLKSELVYCSRSGAPHVPWLEPDVNDRLEELKAEGIEGVIVVPLGFVSDHMEVKYDLDTEAAQSAAALGMTFLRADSVGTDPAFVAGLVDAALERAAQLRGEAVESPSVTGEPALGPGSGACSISCCLGRQEKSAFPSWPAGADS comes from the coding sequence ATGACCTCTATCGTCTTGGTCGAAGTCGGTGAGCACTACTACGGTTTCGGGGGAAAGTCTCCGATCAACGAGCAGAACCAGAATCTCTTGCAAGCATTGCGGCAAGAACTGGCAAAGCGTGGGATCAAAACACCGATCCTGTGGGGGAATCGGAATTGGGCTCCGTTCCTGACCGATGTGGCCCGGGACTTCGTCGCCGAGACCGGAGGCAATAGTTTTCTTGCCATTGACACTTCGGCCTATTCTTCCTATTCATCCTGCCGGCAGTACCGTGAAGATTTTGCCCAAACGATTGAAACCCTGGCCAATGAAGGCATACCAGTCACCTTCGATAAGATCCGTCAGTATTACAACCATCCTGGGTTTGCTGAGGCTGAGTTGGGCTGTGTCCGTCGGGCCATCGAAGCCTTCGCACAGGAAGTAGGCGAACTTGATCCTCGCCGCCATCGCCTGCTGTATGTTACGCATTCAATTCCCCAGAGCATGCAAGATGCGTCGGAGCGATGGACAGCCGGATACCGCAATCAGCATGAACAGCTGATCGACTGGATTGACGGGGAGCTCGGCTCGGAACAACCGCTGAAGTCAGAGCTGGTCTATTGTTCCCGCTCGGGTGCCCCCCATGTGCCGTGGCTCGAGCCGGATGTGAACGACCGCCTGGAGGAGCTCAAGGCGGAGGGCATCGAGGGTGTCATTGTTGTCCCTTTGGGTTTCGTCTCAGACCATATGGAGGTCAAGTACGATCTCGACACAGAGGCAGCACAGAGCGCGGCCGCGTTGGGCATGACGTTTTTGCGTGCTGATTCGGTTGGTACTGATCCTGCCTTTGTTGCCGGTCTTGTTGACGCGGCTTTGGAACGTGCTGCCCAGCTCAGGGGGGAGGCTGTGGAGTCCCCTTCAGTGACGGGCGAACCTGCATTGGGGCCGGGCTCTGGTGCATGCTCAATCTCGTGTTGCCTGGGCAGGCAGGAGAAGTCCGCGTTCCCATCGTGGCCTGCCGGCGCTGATTCATAG
- a CDS encoding transposase → MSSRPTYSDEFKADAVALAESSGRPIALVAAELGISLTALKRWIKLSREGQEGGDRKPDAPVDAARYKAMEVRLRELERENDFLKKVSAFFAKEQR, encoded by the coding sequence ATGTCTTCTCGACCAACCTATTCCGATGAGTTCAAAGCCGATGCCGTTGCCTTGGCTGAATCCTCTGGCCGCCCGATAGCTCTTGTAGCTGCTGAGCTTGGCATTTCTCTGACCGCGCTCAAGCGCTGGATCAAGCTCTCCCGTGAGGGCCAAGAAGGCGGCGACCGGAAACCTGATGCACCCGTGGATGCCGCTAGATACAAGGCCATGGAAGTACGACTGCGTGAGCTCGAACGGGAGAATGACTTCCTAAAAAAAGTTTCAGCGTTCTTCGCGAAAGAACAACGGTAG